The Methanoculleus horonobensis genomic interval GAGGGGACAGGGGAGGGGGGAGCATCCCCCCTCCCCACCTGACGGTGGTCGAACTCCGTTCCTCGAAGCCTGACGGCTTCTCGAACTCCTGTCCTGCGGACAGTCGTTCTCCGGAACGTCGTCCTCCCCGTCAGCCCCACCCCCAATCGCGATATGCGACTGGCCGAAGGGCAGGAGCATGAGCACCATAGGTGCGCATTCCACTGGAAAGCCGTGCCAGAGGGTGCGATAAGTTCAACGTCCTAGATCTAACCAGAACTCCGCGGAAGTCCGGCTCCCTCACCCCTCCCGCACAAAAGAAAAAAAATTATACGAATTTCACGCCGACGTCCCGCATCTTATTGAACCGGGCGATGTTGAGGAGGAGGGGCGTCACGCTCTCGACGATGGATGCGGCCGCAAGCGGTCCCCCGTCATAGGCGCGGAGGCTCGAGATGTTGTTGACGATCTCCATGACCTTCTGCTTCGCACCGTCGTCGTCGCAGCAGACGGCAACCGAATAGTCAAGTTCCTCGTCGAGCATCTTCCACTTGTTCGCGGCGATGTTGTTGAACGCGGCGCAGACGGTCGCGCTCTCGGGGAGCATCCCCTCGATCATCATCGCCGCCGAGCCTTCCGGCGGAGGAGCGTAGTAGAAGTAGTTCGTACGCTCGATCGGGTTGACGGGGCTGACGACGATCTTTCCCTCGAACCCGGTCAGGGTGTTCAGGGTGGGAGTCACGTGCTTGAAAGGTATCGCAAGGACGACGATATCCGCCTCATCGACCGCACGCTGGTTGGAGACGCCCGCGAGGCTGCACTCCATCCCCTGCACCTGCAGGGTCTCCCGGCAGGTCTCGCAGGTCGCGACGGCCTTTATCTCCTCACGCGATCCCACGATCACGTCGTACTTCGGCGAGAGCCGGAGTGCCATGCCCTCCCCGATGTCACCGGTTCCTCCAACGATCCCGATCTTCACTGCTCCACCAGCGGTTTTAAGATGCTTTCGAGTGTGCCGAGATCCTGAACGCCCACCAGTTTCCGAACGAGATTCCCGTCTTGCTCGATAACGAGCGTAGGTACGAACTGGATATCGTATTTGGCGGCATACTGCCGTGTCTGTTCGGAATCGACACCGACGTCGATCTTTTTGATCTCGACTTGATCTCCCATCTTTGCTTTGAGCTCATCGATGATCGGTGTCTGCTGGTGGCACGGACCGCACCACTCGGCGAAAAAGTCCATTAAAACCGGTTTTCCCATAAGGCTGTACCCCGTTCAAACATTGTGTGTGAACGGGGCAATAAAGGTTGTTGTTCTTCAGCTGACAGAGCGTTTTTGCTATTATATTCGGGCAAAAGAGGTCCTTGGGCCTTACTTTGAGTGTGTCCCAACAGGAGATAAAAGTAACCTCGCCCTGAAGGTTACATCTCAGGACTGCCCTAGACGGGTTAGAATTCCTTCTATCAAACACAGTTGGCCACGCGCGTCCTTGGTAAGGGCTGCGTCAGACCCGCCTGGTCCCTGCGTGCGGCGCCTCGGTGGCATAGTGGTATCGCGCTTCCTTGGTAAGGAAGAGTTCGCGGGTTCGATTCCCACCCGAGGCTCTCTGTTCTTTCAGTCCGACCGATACTACCATGGCTCCTCGTATTCTGTCCTGGAAACGACTTTATCTCAGCATCCCTCGGTACTAATCCACATCACCGCATAGTTGGAAAGTTCCCTGGAATGGAGATCTTGCACAGACATGTTCTATACGTAGCGGAAACAGGACACGGAGGTGGAGAAAGTATTTAAATGGCGATGCTGAAATCTATTCACCCGTACTGTTTAAAAGGCGGCCGTCGGTGTGGGATGGCAAAGGACCCCCGACCCAAGAACGGCAGCGGAAAAGGTAATGTTGCAATTGCCATTTTTTACGCATGACCATATAATGGTTATCCTTTGCGCTTTGAGCACTATATAAAGAAATGTATGAAATCATGAAAAGTAAACCTAAAAAACCATCAAACAATGCTTGGATTGGGCGTGACGAAGCCGAAATCCGGGACTTGGATAAGTATTGGTCGAAGCTCAGTTGGCG includes:
- the npdG gene encoding NADPH-dependent F420 reductase; translation: MKIGIVGGTGDIGEGMALRLSPKYDVIVGSREEIKAVATCETCRETLQVQGMECSLAGVSNQRAVDEADIVVLAIPFKHVTPTLNTLTGFEGKIVVSPVNPIERTNYFYYAPPPEGSAAMMIEGMLPESATVCAAFNNIAANKWKMLDEELDYSVAVCCDDDGAKQKVMEIVNNISSLRAYDGGPLAAASIVESVTPLLLNIARFNKMRDVGVKFV
- a CDS encoding thioredoxin family protein, encoding MGKPVLMDFFAEWCGPCHQQTPIIDELKAKMGDQVEIKKIDVGVDSEQTRQYAAKYDIQFVPTLVIEQDGNLVRKLVGVQDLGTLESILKPLVEQ